The following proteins are encoded in a genomic region of Amphiura filiformis chromosome 18, Afil_fr2py, whole genome shotgun sequence:
- the LOC140139274 gene encoding uncharacterized protein F54H12.2-like: MSLVSNHSCPCSKTETDLFSVPPTQTDILSSQFLEYKPLNAVTSDGPLEFTVPGSPDGYLDLSQTQLYIRAKITLPDGADIPQDAPVGPTNLFLHSMFNQVDVHLNDRMVSVASNTYAYRAMIETLLTYGSDATKSHLTSSLFYKDTPYKMDICDPALIDDEANVGLKKRAQFTHNSRVVDMVGMIHSDIFCQEKFLLGGVDLKLKLHRSKNEFCLLRGIRPQIQQPAYRVQIMDATLFVRSAKLNPTLTMSHAKELERGVTAKYPIRRVDVKSFSIPQGNLSFVRESLFTGQIPRRIIFGLVDNTAYNGAYAKNPYFFKHFNLNYLALHCNGETIPWKPLRPRFEEADAQPTLQGHIMAYQTLFQGTSNLHKDRGVQIAREDYAGGYTLFAFDLSPDASDEAHLNLLRNGSVRLELQFQVPLPNTVNLVVYAEWDSMLEITKSRSIVIDYDH, translated from the coding sequence ATGTCTCTCGTCAGTAATCACTCCTGCCCCTGTTCCAAAACGGAAACGGATCTATTCAGCGTTCCACCGACTCAGACTGATATTCTAAGCAGTCAATTTCTCGAATATAAACCGCTGAACGCCGTGACGTCGGACGGTCCGTTGGAATTTACGGTACCGGGATCTCCGGATGGTTACTTGGATCTGTCGCAAACTCAGCTGTACATCAGGGCAAAAATCACGTTACCCGATGGAGCCGATATACCGCAAGACGCCCCGGTCGGACCAACGAACCTGTTTTTACATTCGATGTTCAACCAGGTGGACGTCCACTTGAACGATAGAATGGTCAGCGTCGCTTCCAACACTTACGCCTATCGCGCCATGATAGAAACTCTGCTCACTTACGGATCGGACGCTACAAAATCGCACTTGACATCGTCGCTCTTCTACAAAGATACCCCTTACAAGATGGACATCTGCGACCCCGCGCTAATAGACGATGAAGCTAACGTCGGACTGAAGAAACGTGCTCAGTTTACCCATAATAGTCGAGTGGTGGATATGGTCGGGATGATTCATTCGGACATTTTCTGTCAGGAAAAGTTTCTATTGGGAGGCGTAGATCTTAAACTCAAACTTCACAGGAGCAAAAATGAATTCTGCCTACTGAGGGGTATCAGACCTCAAATCCAACAACCCGCGTACAGAGTGCAGATCATGGATGCCACTCTCTTCGTAAGGAGCGCTAAATTGAATCCGACATTGACCATGTCTCACGCCAAGGAGTTGGAACGCGGAGTTACCGCCAAGTACCCTATTCGTCGCGTGGACGTCAAGAGCTTTTCGATCCCGCAAGGTAATCTATCCTTTGTCCGCGAAAGCTTGTTTACGGGACAGATACCCAGACGTATCATCTTTGGACTCGTGGATAATACCGCCTACAACGGAGCGTACGCCAAGAACCCGTATTTCTTCAAACATTTCAACTTAAACTACCTCGCTCTACACTGCAACGGCGAAACCATTCCGTGGAAACCCCTCAGACCTCGTTTCGAAGAAGCTGACGCTCAACCTACCCTTCAAGGACATATAATGGCTTATCAGACGTTGTTTCAAGGCACAAGCAACCTGCACAAGGACCGAGGCGTACAGATAGCCAGGGAAGATTACGCTGGCGGATACACTCTGTTCGCCTTTGATCTATCGCCGGATGCCTCTGACGAAGCTCATCTCAACCTTTTACGCAACGGATCGGTTCGTCTCGAATTACAGTTTCAAGTACCCCTTCCTAACACGGTCAATCTAGTCGTCTACGCCGAGTGGGATTCCATGCTGGAAATTACCAAATCTCGCAGCATCGTCATCGATTACGATCATTAA